AGAAACTATCTTCATATAGTCTTTCTCACGAAGCTCGCGAGCAACTGGTCCAAAGATACGCGTTCCCTTTGGCTGTTTCTGGTTATCTATGATAACTGCAGCGTTTTCGTCAAAACGTATATACGAACCATCTTTTCTGCTGATGCCTTTAACAGACCTGACAACAACAGCACGTACAACGTCTTTTTTCTTAACGGTACCGCCAGGCGTTGCGGTTTTAACCGATGCTATAATTACATCGCCGATATTGGCAGATTTTCTTACAGATCCACCCATTATTCTAATGCATTGTATAACCTTTGCGCCTGAATTATCAGCTACTTTAAGGCGCGTTTGCGGTTGAATCATTGCTTACCCTCCTCTACTTGGCCTGCTCGAGAACCTCGACAAGTCTCCATCTCTTTTCGCGGCTCAACGGGCGGGTTTCCATGATTTTTACAATATCG
The sequence above is drawn from the Eubacteriales bacterium genome and encodes:
- the rplN gene encoding 50S ribosomal protein L14; the encoded protein is MIQPQTRLKVADNSGAKVIQCIRIMGGSVRKSANIGDVIIASVKTATPGGTVKKKDVVRAVVVRSVKGISRKDGSYIRFDENAAVIIDNQKQPKGTRIFGPVARELREKDYMKIVSLAPEVL